A genomic region of Homo sapiens chromosome 4, GRCh38.p14 Primary Assembly contains the following coding sequences:
- the DDIT4L gene encoding DNA damage-inducible transcript 4-like protein — protein sequence MVATGSLSSKNPASISELLDCGYHPESLLSDFDYWDYVVPEPNLNEVIFEESTCQNLVKMLENCLSKSKQTKLGCSKVLVPEKLTQRIAQDVLRLSSTEPCGLRGCVMHVNLEIENVCKKLDRIVCDSSVVPTFELTLVFKQENCSWTSFRDFFFSRGRFSSGFRRTLILSSGFRLVKKKLYSLIGTTVIEGS from the exons ATGGTTGCAACTGGCAGTTTGAGCAGCAAGAACCCGGCCAGCATTTCAGAATTGCTGGACTGTGGCTATCACCCAGAGAGCCTGCTAAGTG ATTTTGACTACTGGGATTATGTTGTTCCTGAACCCAACCTCAACGAGGTAATATTTGAGGAATCAACTTGCCAGAATTTGGTTAAAATGCTGGAGAACTGTCTGTCCAAATCAAAGCAAACTAAACTTGGTTGCTCAAAGGTCCTTGTCCCTGAGAAACTGACCCAGAGAATTGCTCAAGATGTCCTGCGGCTTTCCTCAACGGAGCCCTGCGGCTTGCGAGGTTGTGTTATGCACGTGAACTTGGAAAttgaaaatgtatgtaaaaagCTGGATAGGATTGTGTGTGATTCTAGCGTCGTACCTACTTTTGAGCTTACACTTGTGTTtaagcaggagaactgctcatGGACTAGCTTCAGGGACTTTTTCTTTAGTAGAGGTCGCTTCTCCTCTGGTTTCAGGAGAACTCTGATCCTCAGCTCAGGATTTCGACTTGTTAAGAAAAAACTTTACTCACTGATTGGAACAACAGTGATTGAAGGGTcctaa